AATGGTGAGAAGTAGGGATCATTATGGGGTGAGGGGGAATCCCTAATGGGGTGGAGGGCAGAGAATCTATGCGTTTTTCATATCcttctaatttatttatttatttattttttaaaaaataaatttattatcaaatctaattaataatattaaaatttatatattttaaatagaacTAAATAAAAGCATATACAAAACGATCGATAGAGGTTGCGATGACCGATGAGGTGAGGTTGTGGGATGGATGAGGACTTTTGTAAATGCGACGAGGAGGTTGGCGACTATGATGAAGAGGGAAAATCGAGGAAGGATCTGGGAAAAATGTGAGGCGAGGGAGTAGGCTGACGAGCTACGATGGTTGACAAGGTCAAATGAGCGAGCAATATTGTGACGATTGATGAGGCGAGAGAGACAAGATGAAAATGAAGTTGGATCGAAAAAAAACACGAGGGGAGGTAACGAAAAATGTGACAACTAACGAGGTAAGATCGTGACGTGGGCAAAGATGATTACGATGAGAGAGCGTAAGTACTATAATGAAAGGGGAAGCCGAGAAGACGGAGAAGGGAGAAAGGAGAGAGGAGCgtgcaatgaaaaaaaaaaaaaaatagagagagaaaaagagattgATTATGAGAAATTATTGTCGCTGTTGGAAGGTAAATATGGAAGGAATGCTTTGTCTTCGTTTCTTCGTTCCCCATCCAATCCAACGAGGTAAAGCAGCGAATAATAATTTTGGACAGTAATGGCATTGCCTTGATAACAAGTACAATAGGGTACCTACAGAGCACCATCACACTACACCAATTATTCCAGTATTTTGCCAATAATGGAAAGGAATCATTTGAGTTGAAGACTGATAACAAGTTGAGTAATGAGTGACAACAAAGAAAAGGAAGCATTTAATAGGAGATCATATGGGTAAAAACAGGAAAAAATTTACCTGTTTTGTGAATATCTAAATCATTGCTCTGCAACTGATGATCTACAAGTATTAATGGAAAACCCAACCACATAAATTTTTGGCCATGCAAAAATATCTCTGACAGGAGAATTTGACCTTCTAGGAACATAAAAGTCAGTTGAACAATTGTCTTACTATCTCATCATTGGTCCTTTTCAGATACAAACAAAAACAATCACTCGGCAGCTCTGCGTGCCAGCACACTTGCTTTTGTAACCCCATAATAGACTGGTTCGCTTCCTGGGTAAACAAGAAAATTCCAACCAAGTTTGGATCCACCAATCACATAGGTTCCTTGAAATGCTTCGTCAAGTTGCTTCGCCTTTTCCTTTATTTCTGGAGCTGTTGTCCCCTGAAAACTGTCTGATATGCTTGTGGCTTTCTCAGGTTGAGATGCTTTTTCGGGAGCAGTCGGGAAATCACCAGCTTGAGGATGTGCATTCAGTGTTACGTTCTCTGGGGGCTTCTCCAATGGTTCTTCATTCTCGACTTTCAAAGAATGTACTGCCTCAGATGGTTTCTTACACTTCTCGTATGAGGTCACATCACCCCTCAGCTTCTGGGTCAATTCTAGCACTGTCTTCATCTCTAAACAAAATTATAACGATAATAGTAACCCACAAAAGACTATAGAATACAAACATTAGACAATAACCTGCAATTTCATACACGGAAGTTAAGCATGGCATTAGTTATCTGTAAAATTATGTTTGCTAGTTGTGCACGAAAGACAAGTTCAAGCACCCTGCTTTGATAAGAAATACAAAAAGTGAATTAAGCAAACAGACAAGATGACTATCTGATGAAAGACCAGTGCGATATTTTATGATAGGCTATGTATCAAGCTATATCAGGAAGAGGGAACCAACTATCTGTAATATAATAAAACTGCCGCTTAAAGCATTGTGAATGCTTTATTAGTTGGATAGTCATGATGCATGACTCTACATTAGCACGATGGGGCATGGTGGTGCCCTCAGCAGCACAAGTTAATTATGAAAGAATTGTATTCAGCAATGTTGGTTCAATTTTACAATTGAGAATATAATGAACACAAGTTTCTGTGGAACTTTTTGCTGTTCTTAATGGCAGAGTATTCGAGATCAATCCAGATAACTGGAAATACTTGTAGAAAGTTTTAATCCAGATAATGAATAGAAATAGCTCATTTACTAATTCTTCACAGTCGTGTCTTCTGCATTTGATGTTTTGATGTCAACTTAAGAGTTATCTTCCTCTGTACAATCACttaaaatttcatatatattagtaTCTGATATGGACTAGAAGTCAATgtgaaaaaatgaaaaaaaaaaaaaaaaacagaagaagAGAACAACAAATACATCCTAGGGCTCAATAAATTTCTGTGAAAAACATGATCATAAATAAAAAGATGAAGCATCAATTTGTGTCTGGAGTCATACCAATGCAGCAAGGAAAAAATCACCACCTATTCCTATATCACAAGTTTCCTCGTGAAATTTAGATTTCTATATGGTCCTCTGTTTTCACATACCACATTTTTGTACTTGTATAGTTTTATTATTGTTAATAACATTTAGTAACCAGAATCCTGGATTTGgcaaatttatataaatatgcaTAGCAAAAATAGCACGTCTGTAACAACTGAGTATCTTTCTCTTTGATTCATATAACATGCAATTTCTCTTCCAGCATTCATTTTTCATTAGTCCTGACTGAAATTCCTCGTGACTATAACTTGAAGGAGAATATAATTCCTCGTGACTATAACTATAACATAGTTAAAGAATAATTCCTTTAACTTGAAGGAGAATATAACGTACAGAAGGAACAAGATCTTTCTCCTTATATGCATGGGAAGCTCCTATGTGCACGACAAGTTATCTACACTGAACGAAAAAGAAACAGAGATAGCATATTAGAGTCCTAATTCACACTTTAATAAACTGAACTGGTAACGGCGAATTGTGTTCTTGTAATAAATTATGTAGCCATGTCATGACTCATAGCAAACATAGTTTGGATCAAATAAATAGATTGTAGCAAAAAGCTTCACTACATGATAAGTACATGATCATGCTACATAAAAGCATAGATATCCAGAACTTACGATTTTGAAGATCATGAGCCACTTTGCTGCTCCGAAAATCCGGTGTACGAAGAACCTTTAAACCACATCAAGAAGCATTTGAAAGTAATTCACAGGATTTGGAATAAAATGTTTCCAGCACCTAAACTTGCATTTGGAATAAAATCTTGATGCCTATATCCAGATAACAAAGTTCAGTGACATAAATCCTTTCACCTTTGACTGTTAGCCATTAAATAATAGAACATGATCTTCTGAATATATTATTCTTTATAACGTGTAAATGCTCTTCTTGAATGTGTAGTTTCTGTGACTTGACTTCGCAATCTGATTTCCTCATCCACATGTAGCTTTGTTCTACAATGATACAGTATATTGTTTCAAACAAGATTTAAAATCTCGATCCAGTCCTGGTACCAGTTGGCAGTTGGATCAGTGCGATCATATAATTGATCAATATATCAATATTCAGGACAAGTCGGGACTATTTAGATCTGAGAGAAtgaaggagaagagaggaagaagaggaggaggagaagagcaaGGTGAAGGGCAAGTTGTTTGTAGTACACTGTTTCCAAAAAGATTTAAAATCTCGATCCAGTCCTAGTACCAGTTGGCAGTTGGACCAGTGAGATTGTAGAATGGATCAATATATCACTATTCAGGACAAGTTAGCACTATCTGGATCTGAGAGAatgaaggagaagagaggagggAGAGAAGGAGGAGAACGATGAGGTAAAGGAGGATGAGGAAGACGAGACCACGGAATAGGCATACCACTAGGAGGCGAaggagatgtacaaggaagaggaagaggcagaGGAGTGGAAAAGGAGATTGcttgagggagagagagagaaagagagagctgTCAAAAGCTACCTCAGTACCTCTGGTTTTAACAATTAAAACGAAGCAGTAGGTTCGGCAATGCAACCATACCGTGAGCCCAGTAATGAATCAAAACCAGGCAAATATAGGTGGTCTGCAAACTGATTTACATTCAGACTGGTAAATACTGAAACCGGTAAGTCATGATAGGTTTTCAAACCTTAATGTCAATTTCAAGTCATGCTCACACATTTATGAGCACATGccattaaaatataaaagtttCATGGGTCGTACCATGTTACCTTATCTGCAAGGATACAACTGCCTCTCCATCAGATTAAACTTTTTTCTTTTCAACTTCGAAGGGAATTTTTCATAACCATATCCCTTGAAAATTGACTAATTTCACTTCTCTCTTCAAACATTTAAATATGTTGTCTATCCTGCTAAAGCTCATGAACTCTCATAAATCATTTTTCAGTGGTAAATATAAAAGGTTCTTACCCTAGATTCTTTCATATATACCCCTATATAGGGTACCTATGTATATTCTCTAGATTTAAAACAACATACAATTTACTTTGACATTTCAAGTGGAAAATCAAATACTTTTAACATTTGTTGGAACAGAAATGAAAATTTTCAATAGGAGTAACCATATCATTTGTTCAGTGCAAAGGTCACACAGGAAGTCAAGTTGATGATGAGAAAATAATTACTAAAGTAAAGAATGAAATGCAGAATTATGCAGAAATCTGCTATAACTGAGAAAATTGCTCATGTTGTCTTTTTATAATTGCTATTAACTGTTGAAAGGTTTCCTTTTTGTTGCCCAAGGATCATCAATTTTATTACTCTCTCAGAATACTAGGCTTTATAATTCTTCAGTGGAGGAGCCTTTTGCCTAACCAAAGaagagacagaataatatttttctgaaTTTACAAATCGACAACTATAACAAGTATCAAACTGAACTTTTGAGACTGAAGATAAGTAATAAAGAAAATACAACAACAAGATTATTGGTCACAAGTATAAAGGAGCTGGCATGAAACTGGTCCTTCGAAGCAAAAGcaaaagagaggaaaaagaaaatgCTTCTATGTTAAACGTTTGGTCTAAAGGCAATTGATGGATTCCGAACTAGTGATAAGTATGGGAGAAAAGAGTCTTTGACGTAAATGacgaaaacaaaacaaaagaaacaaaaataaagaaCACTTTTGATTATGTGAGATCCAACCGAAAGAGGCCTAATCATATGATATGTTATGGTAGTGACAAGATCCACACCGTGCCTAAGTTTAGGCGGTAGTTATGCACGTCCAATAGATTACTACCGTCGGGTTCAAGGTGGAAATGGTCATGGCATgcataaatattaatttatttggtGCTTATTTTCCTATTAGATCATAAGGGAACTAAGCAATTAACATTGAACACTGTTCTAGGAGAAAGAGAAACTATCTGACAATATAGAACAGATTTGTACCATATttctcaaaaggaaaaaaaaattaggtTTAAATTTGAGGAAGTCAGTGAaaccaagatcaaacaaactatgaaaCTAATCAAGCATGTCAAAAGATCTGTACGTCTGTCTATATGCTAGGAATGTGATCTAGGGTTTATAATTGCCAACAGAAAAATAAGATAATTTTTACTCCGGAAGTGGAGGAAGAAACTTAATGATCGACACAAAATCCAAGCTCTTTGGAGACAAAGCAAGACGCAAGTCCCGGGATCACCTCGACAAACAGAGGGCGAAGGTTCTTGACCGCGAGGCGCAGCTTGTAGTAATCGGATTCCCGGAACTCAGCGGCGTTCAGCTTCCTCTTCTTGCTCCTGGCCTCgggcgcctccgccgccgccgccgccgccgcctccggggCCGGAACCGAGGGGGGTTGAGGAGCCGAAGGAGGAGGATTTGCTTCCTCCATTTTCTGGGAAAGAGGTCGCCGGGAAGCTGTTCGAGGAATCGAGTGAGAGAGCTTTCGACCGCGTCCGACGAAGGCGGGTTCTCCAAATAGTAAAGCCATGGATCGAGAGATAAGCCCAACAACGCTTTCATTATGAACCCGGTCCGGTCTAGCTCTGAATGGGTCGGGTTTGATTGGGTCAGAATCCAGATTCGAATTGAACCAAAAGGAACAGGATAATGTTTTCTATTAATTGCTTAGTAATTTCGCATATTCCACCTCAACATTATAATCATTTTATACATATTGCTTCTTAACCATTCAAAAACATAATTtatcttataattattttaataaaaatgacCTCTAGTGAATATTAACTGTATATTAATCAAATTCTTTAAAACATAGCATAGTAAATACTAGCAAACACAAGAAAtccaaaaaaatatcatatgaatACTATTCTATTGTATAGGAAGAGCCAATGATGCAATCTTAACTGTTACTCTTTTCCAAATTCAATGCATCTAAGGGATGGATTCATAGTGGTGATACCATCAAGACATGATGTGCCAGACAAGGAAGGAACTTTAATTACTCCTAATCTTTGGCATTCAATCACATCAATCTGTACAAAGTGCCAAATGAATGAGGAAAACACAAAGAAACCAAACAAGTTATTTTTGTCATGGAGGAAGAAAAAAGCAAGATGAGATAAAAGATGAGAGATTCTGGAAACTGGCTTCTCCATCCATATCATGGACCTCTATCAGATAGAATCTACATGGCGATCATCTTATTGATATCAAACAGCTGCTTGTCTATGAGCAATCCAATAAGATTCACAACAATAACCTGTTTCTGATCTCCATATGCCCATGAAGACTATGTGGCTATGTCCTTGATTTTGGTCAACAGTAAAAAGTGAAGAGTTTAGAGAGAGATTTCAACGTCTGCTCTGACATTTTGTACGAATTGAGTGGCTTTTCTTGGACTAGAAAAAGAGAATCTTCACAGGTGGAGGCTGGGCAACGGGAAACCTCTGGAAGAGGTGTGAATTGGACTTTGAGAATGGACTTCTGTATCATATCATTCAGAAGTTGTGTGATGTGTTCCTGAGCAACCCCCACGACAATCCATGCTTGTCTGCATCGTCCAATGAGAAGCTCCTACATGTCCAAGTAGATGTGGAATTACTGAGGGATCACAAAGGTCCTACCTGTTCAGCCTGAGCAGCAGAACCTCATCTCTTTATCAGGCGCAAGCATGTCGACTCCTTGTGCGTGCCGTGTGGACAAGTGTTCGAGAGAGTCGCAGACCTTCCTCTTCAGATGGCGCAGGTACGCATTTCTTCTCTGTTATACGTACTTCCAAGCTTCTTGTATCGTATTGTCGAGTGGATCTGCTAATGTTTCTGCAGCAGAAGGTGGTGCTCAAGGTCTTGGCCATGACAGATGAGAGGGCAAAGCGAAAGGCCATGGAAGCTGTTGCTGATATCTATGGTACTTTCTTTCTAACTTGATGATCTTGTATCTGTTGCTCTCTACTTTTGTGGTAACTCTGATCAATGAAGAAGAAGAGTCTGTGATCAAACATACCTGCAGAACTCACTGATGAATGAAAGAAAGTTTTTTAGCATGTTCAAATTTTGGTGTGTTTTTGCAACTCAAAATTAATTGCTCTAAAATGGTAGTCATTTTGCTTCATCAGAAAGAGGACCATTgcattttcccttcttttttttcaTCCTTTAAATTTATCTGCTAATGAATCagcataaaaagaaacaaatacaTATTGGGGCTGTAAAGTCTCATTCATAATAAACATGGTTGCTTGTCAGGTTGGATACTTCTTCAAGCACATGATTGATCAAATGCATTTAAATCTCTTTTGGTTTGTGTTATTATCATTTCACTCATATTCAGCATATTCACATCAACTAATCAATTGCTAATTTGCACAAAAATGAAGAGTGAGCTGTATGATATCAAGGAAAATTGCCTGATATAATTCTCAAGAAAACTTGGCGATTAGTAATAACATCTATCCTCAACATTTAAGTGTGTTTATGTGCTCAGGAATCGATTCAATAGCTGCAGACCTGAAAGAACAGAAGATGACCATTATTGGTGAGATGGACGCTGTAAAAATCGCCAACAAATTGAAGAAAATAGGAAAGGTTGATATAGTGTCAGTAGGACCAgctaaagaagagaagaaagaggagaagaaagaagggaagaaatagtTCAGTAGAAATCTTCTGCTCATACTAAACTGAGAAGTGATTTTGTATTTTACTTTGGCAGCATCAATAAAATTTCAGAACATGTTTTACTGATCTAAATGTTATCAGTTTCATGCTCTTTCTTCCAATAAACAATAAAACTGTCTTGAGATTGATGTTTCAATTTACTAGCAACTGTGCACATTATCATATTGTGAGAAAAAGGAGCTTTCAGACAACCCTCACATAGTATATTACTCAATGGATCTAAAAGCAAGACAGAGACAAGTTTACGTATTAGTTAGTGCACGCTTGTTCAATTTCATCCCTTGAACAACATCATGAACAGTAGTTTGATATCCATTCCAATATTTAAACTGTAGTTTACATCAGCCAAATGTCAACATGTGCAGTTCCTTTTGTCTATAAATACAGGAGTAGattttatatctttatatatGTTTACTACATTTCTTGAAATACAAATACAACAAGTTGAAAAGttgaatgaaaagaattatgTATGTATACATCTCATCtgcatacatatgcatatatattaaattatcagCAAAAATTATCAAGGGGGCTACTGCAGATCCATTGCTTTCTATCAGCTGgtcatataaacatatataatgcAATTGGTTCTTTTTTTACTTGGCATAACTTGGATGTAGAATATCTTTTTTTAATAGGGTAAAACATTAACCACACCAATAAACATTATCCAAGTATTTGACTAAGGTATGGTTAACTTTATTATTGTAGATAAACCTCTTAAATCAAATGAATGAAACACATTAACATCCTTGGCCATAAACACTAGCTTGTGAGCCTCTGTTCTCTCAGATTTGCTTTCATTAGGAACTTAGCTAAGAACTGGAGATATAATGACAAATTAAATGCAACAAACCACTATACAATAAAGTTATTGAGTTATATCAAAGAATTAGTAATAAATAGCTAATAAACATAAATTAGTAGAAAGGAAGCACCAGTGCCCAGAAAAGAAGCATATAAAATTCCAAGCAAACTAAACATAAGACTCATCATCAACCATGTTCAGAGTCATAATATCTCAATAAGAGAAGCCATGACTTCATATATGCATCCATGGATTATGCTAATTATGTTTTACTTATATCCAAGAACAAGTTATTGAATTACAAGCCCATTATTCCAATGAATTAATGTTATGCAGATTAATGTCATGAACTTTTTGTTATCAAAGGTGCGTGTGGATGTGTCAGACATTGTTGTCTTTACCTTGTCATTGATGGGCAAGCATAGAGTGTATTAGAAGGATATGACCAGTTTTGTCATGTCATCACCCACTATCTACCAAGGATCAGATTGGGGATGAAGAATGATGTGACAAAAGtaaccataaatctaaattcgaaTATGACATCAATCACCATCCAGTCAAATTGTAATTTACACTTGCAAAACTTCATGAAATCTAAAGTGCTCTGCTGACTTGTAATTGCACAATAGTTCTCACAAT
Above is a genomic segment from Musa acuminata AAA Group cultivar baxijiao chromosome BXJ3-4, Cavendish_Baxijiao_AAA, whole genome shotgun sequence containing:
- the LOC135637119 gene encoding uncharacterized protein LOC135637119, translating into MEEANPPPSAPQPPSVPAPEAAAAAAAEAPEARSKKRKLNAAEFRESDYYKLRLAVKNLRPLFVEVLRTPDFRSSKVAHDLQNQMKTVLELTQKLRGDVTSYEKCKKPSEAVHSLKVENEEPLEKPPENVTLNAHPQAGDFPTAPEKASQPEKATSISDSFQGTTAPEIKEKAKQLDEAFQGTYVIGGSKLGWNFLVYPGSEPVYYGVTKASVLARRAAE
- the LOC103982739 gene encoding heavy metal-associated isoprenylated plant protein 39-like isoform X1, translating into MAQQKVVLKVLAMTDERAKRKAMEAVADIYGIDSIAADLKEQKMTIIGEMDAVKIANKLKKIGKVDIVSVGPAKEEKKEEKKEGKK
- the LOC103982739 gene encoding heavy metal-associated isoprenylated plant protein 39-like isoform X2, whose amino-acid sequence is MAQKVVLKVLAMTDERAKRKAMEAVADIYGIDSIAADLKEQKMTIIGEMDAVKIANKLKKIGKVDIVSVGPAKEEKKEEKKEGKK